In Bdellovibrionales bacterium, the following proteins share a genomic window:
- a CDS encoding glycine--tRNA ligase — translation MQTTLLKDLSTLVSLSKRRGFVFQSSEIYGGLNSCWDYGPLGTNLKLNLKLHWYRAMTRRNDIVGLDSAILMHPTVWKASGHIDGFSDPLVDCKKCKNRFREDSSIVDGKVVCPRCGSADVTESRQFNLMFKTHMGPVADEGSTVYLRPETAQGIFVNFENVATSMRKKIPFGVAQIGKSFRNEITPGNFTFRTREFEQMEMQFFVKPGTDEEWFEAWKKIRWKFYLNMGIREENLRYKQHGPDELAHYAKAAFDVQYQFPFGWQELEGVHNRGDFDLSQHQKFSNKKLEYFDEASKEKFLPYVIETAVGCDRLCLAILCDAYREEKVVEEGREDVRVVMGFKPELAPIKVALLPLSRKEPLIKMAADLRDELALDWDVDYDETASIGKRYRRQDEIGTPLCVTVDFTSIEDEAVTVRHRDSMKQDRVKMSELKRYVAQKLADFN, via the coding sequence ATGCAAACCACTTTATTAAAAGATTTGTCAACTTTGGTTTCCTTGTCTAAGCGTCGCGGATTTGTATTTCAGAGCAGTGAAATTTACGGAGGTTTGAACTCATGTTGGGACTACGGTCCCCTCGGTACAAACTTGAAACTGAACCTTAAGCTGCATTGGTATCGCGCGATGACCCGGAGAAATGACATTGTGGGCCTCGATTCGGCCATATTGATGCATCCCACGGTTTGGAAAGCCTCTGGGCACATTGATGGGTTCTCAGATCCTCTGGTGGACTGCAAGAAGTGTAAAAATCGTTTTCGTGAAGATTCATCAATTGTGGATGGGAAAGTCGTGTGCCCGCGCTGTGGTTCAGCTGATGTGACAGAGTCTCGACAATTCAACCTTATGTTCAAGACTCATATGGGACCTGTGGCCGATGAAGGCAGCACGGTTTATTTGCGACCAGAGACGGCCCAAGGAATATTTGTCAATTTTGAGAATGTCGCCACGTCTATGCGCAAGAAGATCCCCTTTGGTGTCGCTCAAATTGGAAAATCCTTCCGCAATGAAATCACACCGGGTAATTTCACTTTTCGCACTCGAGAGTTCGAGCAGATGGAAATGCAATTTTTTGTAAAACCCGGAACAGACGAGGAGTGGTTTGAGGCCTGGAAGAAGATTCGTTGGAAATTCTATCTGAACATGGGCATTCGAGAAGAGAATTTGCGTTACAAGCAGCATGGCCCGGACGAGCTTGCGCACTACGCGAAAGCGGCTTTCGATGTGCAATATCAATTTCCGTTTGGTTGGCAGGAACTTGAAGGCGTGCACAATCGTGGCGATTTCGATCTGAGTCAACATCAGAAGTTTTCAAATAAAAAACTCGAGTATTTTGATGAGGCATCAAAGGAAAAGTTTTTACCTTATGTAATTGAAACAGCAGTGGGATGTGATCGTTTGTGTTTGGCGATACTTTGTGATGCCTACCGAGAAGAAAAAGTGGTGGAGGAGGGTCGTGAAGATGTTCGTGTGGTCATGGGCTTTAAGCCGGAGCTTGCTCCGATAAAGGTGGCCCTGCTGCCCCTCTCAAGAAAAGAGCCTCTTATAAAGATGGCCGCTGATTTGCGAGATGAGTTGGCGCTTGACTGGGACGTCGATTATGATGAAACGGCGAGTATTGGGAAGCGATATCGTCGGCAAGACGAGATTGGCACTCCACTTTGCGTGACCGTGGATTTTACAAGCATTGAGGACGAAGCTGTAACGGTTCGTCATCGCGATAGCATGAAACAGGATCGAGTTAAAATGTCAGAGCTGAAGCGCTATGTGGCTCAAAAATTAGCGGACTTTAACTAA
- the smc gene encoding chromosome segregation protein SMC — MRIKKLEIVGFKSFKDRTVIHFDAGITGVVGPNGCGKSNIVDALVWVMGEMSAKHLRGSSMEDVIFAGAEGYAPLGLAEVSLTLENDGGPFPAKYARFSEIMVTRRLHRNGESEYLINKEPARLRDTQEIFMDTGAGSKGFSIIEQGAIGKIITAKPEDRRTLIEEAAGITKFKVRKRESQRKLTQTDQNLVRLQDIIGEQKRQLDSLQRQAQRAERYRNLKNDIRNKELWVTSKAFLELRGDIEQAQKGYIQAQDCDTSVTTEISEMESELAEMKLEVLERENDVEALQVKRQKVQEQSQLLENEIRELRFEIEQARRNKEMTGNILEQYQARQRALENEKKTYEERESQLAHISSDLDQKYVVSNEKYQTVQRRVLEADEELTQTRREMLAVSQSESHMNAKLLSVQTQIEDVGIKAENSRSVLAELNSKSAGFEERQAKVSAALESEKQMQLEVARDVETIQTNLVVLKDQFEEKRVEVESFKDALNEVSSRLYGLENLHANFEGFEDGVKSVMLWQRQRLESQDVADGDISESQYQPMVEIVEVPQEYELAMEAALGSRLQMLLAQDSQSALSAVEYLKEKKSGRSSFVALDMSSGLESDSWDQTNLLKEKGFKALLTDVVVVPASFQKQVSSFLRDVVVVDNIRNAMALRKDYSNLSFVTLDGDTLTNEGILTGGTNENVESGVLKRRREIKELSIRREEFAGKLSLAQIVLKKIEAKIKSLSSDYESSKNRQNEKEISVAELKKDLERADNELNNARVALRKQQEESSRDENQLLVLREREEEIQESIEETREKRIDLESQVETLTEELRNARLGIDSLQMEVTELKVESAAKKQELEGIRHQLKMVSNSLFDVNQNLSQMSEESEKSTESLSLNSLKVEEQKLQLERVISELQVIHENLKLATNSYEEIAAQESDLSDKLSVALHSINENKARLNEAQLKLEQYRMKERYLLDQIFERYQLNLAEESSKFADIEGDLATTEAELEDLKDKLKRIGEVNLSAIEEYDELSERYRFLSQQHQDLTEAKESLRKVIDRINRICSRRFRDTFELVNERFVKVFPVLFGGGEARLVMVEDLEHGEQGIDIVAKPPGKKLQNVGLLSGGEKALTAVSLIFSIFLVKPSPYCLLDEVDAPLDDANVYRFNDLVGEMAKRSQIIVVTHNKHTMRVADKLYGVTMEEKGVSKMVSVNLNEAERVAEV; from the coding sequence TTGAGAATCAAAAAATTAGAGATCGTCGGTTTTAAGTCGTTCAAGGATCGAACGGTTATTCACTTTGATGCGGGAATTACAGGAGTCGTGGGGCCGAACGGCTGTGGTAAGTCTAACATTGTTGACGCCCTCGTTTGGGTGATGGGGGAGATGTCGGCGAAACATTTGCGCGGATCTTCGATGGAGGATGTGATTTTTGCAGGCGCTGAGGGCTATGCGCCTCTTGGTTTGGCTGAAGTCAGTTTAACTCTTGAGAATGACGGAGGTCCCTTTCCCGCAAAGTACGCGCGATTTAGTGAAATAATGGTGACGCGCCGATTGCATAGGAATGGAGAGAGTGAGTATCTAATTAATAAGGAGCCCGCCAGGCTGCGCGACACTCAAGAAATATTCATGGATACGGGGGCTGGTTCTAAGGGATTTAGTATTATTGAGCAGGGGGCTATCGGCAAGATTATCACGGCAAAGCCGGAAGACCGTCGAACTCTTATTGAAGAAGCTGCTGGAATCACAAAATTCAAAGTTAGAAAACGGGAGTCTCAGCGAAAGCTCACGCAGACGGATCAAAACTTGGTGCGTCTTCAAGATATTATCGGAGAACAAAAGCGTCAGTTGGATAGTTTGCAGCGGCAGGCCCAAAGGGCCGAGCGTTATCGGAATCTCAAAAATGATATTCGAAACAAGGAACTTTGGGTCACGTCGAAGGCCTTCTTAGAATTGCGTGGCGATATAGAACAAGCTCAAAAAGGCTATATCCAGGCTCAGGACTGCGATACTTCGGTGACGACCGAGATCAGCGAAATGGAGTCAGAACTTGCAGAAATGAAACTGGAGGTGTTGGAGAGGGAGAACGATGTCGAAGCTCTCCAAGTGAAGCGGCAAAAAGTACAAGAGCAGAGCCAATTGCTTGAAAATGAAATAAGAGAATTGCGTTTTGAGATTGAGCAGGCCCGTCGCAACAAGGAGATGACGGGAAATATTTTAGAGCAATATCAGGCGAGGCAAAGAGCGCTGGAAAATGAAAAGAAGACCTATGAGGAGAGAGAGAGCCAGCTGGCACATATTTCTTCAGATCTTGATCAAAAATACGTCGTGAGCAATGAAAAGTATCAAACAGTGCAAAGACGTGTGTTAGAGGCGGATGAGGAACTGACGCAAACTCGTCGTGAGATGCTCGCCGTTTCACAATCAGAATCTCACATGAATGCGAAGCTCTTATCCGTTCAGACTCAGATTGAGGATGTTGGAATCAAGGCCGAGAACAGTCGTTCTGTACTTGCCGAACTTAACAGCAAAAGTGCGGGGTTTGAAGAGCGCCAGGCTAAGGTTTCGGCGGCCCTTGAATCTGAAAAGCAGATGCAGCTGGAAGTTGCCAGGGACGTGGAGACAATTCAAACAAATCTTGTGGTCTTAAAGGATCAGTTTGAAGAAAAGCGAGTTGAAGTTGAATCTTTCAAGGATGCTCTCAATGAGGTTTCCTCTCGACTTTACGGTCTTGAGAATCTTCACGCTAATTTTGAGGGTTTTGAGGATGGTGTAAAATCAGTCATGCTGTGGCAACGGCAGCGTTTGGAATCTCAGGATGTGGCAGATGGAGATATTTCTGAGAGTCAGTATCAACCGATGGTCGAAATCGTCGAGGTCCCCCAGGAATATGAGCTAGCGATGGAGGCCGCTCTTGGAAGTCGGTTGCAAATGCTATTGGCCCAGGATTCTCAATCGGCTCTCTCGGCTGTTGAGTATTTAAAAGAAAAAAAGTCTGGGAGATCGAGCTTTGTGGCTCTTGATATGAGCTCCGGATTGGAATCAGATTCGTGGGATCAAACAAATCTACTGAAGGAAAAGGGATTCAAAGCTCTTCTCACGGATGTTGTTGTTGTACCAGCGTCTTTTCAGAAGCAGGTTTCTTCTTTTCTCCGGGACGTCGTGGTTGTCGATAATATTCGCAATGCCATGGCTCTCCGTAAAGATTATTCAAATCTAAGCTTTGTCACTTTGGATGGAGATACACTTACGAACGAAGGGATATTGACGGGCGGGACCAATGAAAATGTCGAATCTGGTGTGCTCAAACGTCGTCGTGAAATAAAAGAACTTTCGATCAGACGTGAGGAATTTGCAGGAAAATTGTCTTTGGCCCAAATTGTTTTGAAAAAAATAGAGGCCAAGATCAAAAGCCTCAGCAGTGATTATGAGAGCTCAAAAAATCGTCAGAACGAAAAAGAAATCTCGGTTGCGGAGTTGAAAAAGGACTTAGAGCGAGCAGACAATGAGCTGAACAATGCTCGGGTCGCTCTGCGAAAACAACAAGAAGAGTCCTCTCGAGATGAAAATCAGCTTTTAGTTCTTCGTGAGCGAGAAGAAGAAATACAGGAATCGATCGAGGAAACTCGTGAAAAACGAATAGATCTGGAAAGTCAGGTTGAAACCCTAACGGAAGAATTGAGAAATGCTCGGTTAGGCATTGACAGTTTGCAGATGGAAGTAACTGAGTTAAAAGTTGAATCTGCCGCGAAAAAACAAGAGCTGGAAGGAATTCGTCATCAGCTCAAAATGGTTTCCAATTCTCTTTTCGATGTGAATCAGAACCTCTCGCAAATGTCAGAAGAATCAGAGAAAAGCACTGAGTCTCTTTCCTTGAACAGCTTGAAGGTAGAAGAGCAGAAACTTCAGCTCGAAAGAGTCATCAGTGAATTGCAGGTGATCCATGAGAATTTAAAGCTGGCCACAAATTCCTATGAGGAAATTGCAGCTCAAGAAAGCGATCTCAGCGATAAACTTTCTGTGGCCTTGCATTCGATCAACGAAAACAAAGCACGCCTCAATGAGGCCCAATTGAAACTCGAACAATATCGAATGAAGGAACGTTATCTCTTAGATCAGATTTTTGAAAGATATCAGTTAAATTTGGCAGAGGAGTCCTCTAAGTTTGCTGACATTGAGGGCGATTTGGCGACAACAGAAGCTGAACTTGAGGATTTGAAGGACAAGTTAAAGAGGATTGGGGAAGTCAACTTGTCTGCTATCGAAGAGTATGACGAGCTGTCTGAGCGATATCGGTTTCTCTCTCAGCAACATCAGGATCTCACAGAGGCGAAAGAGAGTTTGCGCAAGGTTATTGACCGAATCAATCGGATTTGCTCGAGACGATTTAGGGACACTTTTGAGTTGGTTAATGAGCGGTTTGTAAAAGTTTTTCCTGTTTTATTTGGCGGAGGTGAGGCGCGCCTTGTCATGGTGGAAGACCTCGAACACGGAGAACAAGGAATTGATATAGTGGCCAAGCCTCCTGGAAAAAAACTTCAAAACGTGGGTCTTCTTTCTGGCGGTGAGAAAGCTCTGACAGCGGTGTCCTTGATCTTTTCAATTTTCTTGGTTAAA
- a CDS encoding Mrp/NBP35 family ATP-binding protein, translating to MTQNPFSQQAAIPGIKNVIAVGSGKGGVGKSTVAINIAIALGKNYQVGILDADLYGPSIPRMLGAINQKPSIGENGKIQPLQRYGLKAMSIGFLVEESQALIWRGPMLFKAMDQFFRDVEWGNLDYLIIDLPPGTGDVALTVAQKIPVNGAITVCTPQNLAFADAKKALDMYDKVNIPQLGLVENMSYLLDPETQQKIQLFPKGDLDTFLSVRKIPKLGEIPFHPDVAISSEAGVPLMISHPDSPEGCVFSSIAAHIAKDLPPRGTTPDDDAIKSRKEKESQPHQAPLS from the coding sequence GTGACACAAAATCCATTTTCCCAACAAGCTGCAATTCCAGGCATTAAAAACGTCATTGCAGTGGGATCAGGCAAGGGTGGGGTCGGCAAAAGTACAGTCGCCATCAATATCGCCATTGCCTTAGGAAAGAACTACCAGGTGGGAATATTGGACGCAGATCTCTACGGTCCCAGCATCCCGAGGATGCTTGGTGCCATAAATCAAAAGCCGAGCATCGGCGAAAATGGAAAGATCCAGCCACTTCAACGATATGGACTAAAGGCTATGAGCATTGGTTTTCTCGTGGAGGAATCTCAGGCGCTCATTTGGAGGGGTCCCATGCTCTTCAAAGCAATGGACCAGTTTTTCCGAGATGTCGAATGGGGCAACCTAGACTACTTGATCATCGATCTCCCGCCGGGTACGGGTGATGTTGCTTTAACGGTGGCACAGAAAATTCCAGTCAATGGAGCCATCACTGTGTGCACTCCTCAGAATCTCGCTTTTGCGGACGCCAAAAAGGCTCTCGATATGTACGACAAAGTGAACATTCCACAGCTGGGACTCGTAGAGAATATGTCTTATTTGCTCGACCCCGAAACTCAGCAAAAAATCCAACTTTTTCCAAAAGGAGATCTTGATACATTTCTCTCCGTCAGGAAAATACCAAAGTTGGGTGAAATCCCTTTTCACCCCGACGTGGCTATCAGCTCTGAGGCCGGAGTCCCTCTGATGATCAGTCATCCTGATTCCCCAGAAGGATGTGTCTTTTCCTCCATTGCGGCCCATATTGCAAAGGATTTGCCTCCTCGAGGGACGACTCCAGACGATGATGCGATCAAGTCCAGGAAAGAAAAAGAGAGCCAACCGCATCAGGCCCCACTTTCTTGA
- a CDS encoding protein BatD → MAKIGKFWLLFVFAVAGLNFARAVASEGVSVTASVDRESMEEGDTFTLMISVSSKGSVTVEEPRLPSFKNLDLINSWSSSETSSTYANGQFQVQQSRIFNYMLAPNSTGKQRIDPVEVVVNGNSYRTKSLDIDVKKAGSVPTRPKAQTPPGQPVDPLDDADELFSQLLRRRMPGFKSQPINPDEAFFIQVDVDNKKVYEGQQVTASWYLYTRSLIRDIDTLQYPSLNGFWKEEIDLATRLEWQDEVINGLVYKKALLVSYALFPIKQGKAVIDPYKAKCSVMADSTFGFGRQYVYTKASKPVEIQVLPVPSEGRPADYTGAVGQFEVTGGISEQTVAANQPVTLKVRFDGRGNAKLIDLPKLGLPSSIEVYDTKSESKFFKNGQSYKEFEVLLIPREAGSVTIPALSFSLFDPNTGQFYKKGTSEILLTVTPSSGDQTIASAPRESKEEAKEKEKEARSGMPELALGWEASGGGFPFQPLIFWPVVYLAIFIALGFWTMMQFGIWRKGRDLRALYKKRILRITKLADKGDWRSVGVEGTNLIYLILGEISGSRGGYQELEKLVMKAPPSVRREVEAPLRKIMNTLEALGFAPEALTGSLRDKKELRKTVSELDKLLSHTLDLALVSLQETASDKGKA, encoded by the coding sequence ATGGCAAAGATTGGTAAATTCTGGTTGCTGTTTGTCTTCGCTGTGGCGGGGTTGAATTTTGCTCGGGCAGTCGCGTCTGAAGGAGTCAGCGTCACAGCCTCCGTGGATCGAGAGTCAATGGAGGAAGGGGATACATTCACCCTGATGATTTCGGTATCGAGCAAGGGAAGCGTAACGGTTGAGGAGCCCCGACTGCCAAGTTTTAAAAATCTTGATCTTATTAATTCCTGGTCATCATCGGAGACAAGTAGCACGTACGCCAATGGACAGTTTCAGGTTCAACAGTCTCGGATTTTCAATTATATGCTAGCCCCCAATTCGACGGGAAAACAACGAATCGATCCTGTTGAGGTCGTTGTGAATGGAAATTCCTACAGAACCAAGTCTCTGGATATTGATGTGAAGAAGGCGGGTTCTGTTCCCACTCGGCCAAAGGCTCAAACGCCTCCGGGGCAGCCCGTTGATCCCTTAGATGATGCCGACGAGCTATTCTCTCAATTGCTGCGCAGGCGGATGCCGGGATTCAAGTCGCAACCGATTAACCCAGATGAAGCATTTTTTATTCAAGTCGATGTGGATAATAAGAAGGTCTATGAGGGACAGCAAGTGACTGCCTCGTGGTATCTTTACACGCGTAGCCTGATCCGTGATATCGACACGCTTCAATATCCATCTCTCAATGGATTTTGGAAAGAAGAGATTGATCTGGCGACCCGCCTCGAGTGGCAAGATGAGGTGATCAATGGCTTGGTTTATAAGAAGGCTTTGCTTGTGTCTTATGCCCTATTTCCTATCAAGCAAGGAAAAGCGGTTATAGATCCATACAAAGCAAAATGCTCAGTCATGGCAGACTCCACCTTTGGATTTGGTCGTCAATATGTTTACACGAAGGCCAGCAAACCTGTGGAAATTCAAGTCTTACCCGTACCCTCAGAGGGCCGACCGGCTGATTACACGGGCGCTGTCGGGCAATTTGAAGTGACGGGAGGGATTTCAGAGCAGACGGTTGCTGCTAACCAACCCGTAACATTGAAGGTTAGGTTTGATGGTCGCGGCAATGCGAAGCTGATTGATCTGCCAAAGCTGGGTCTTCCCTCTTCAATTGAAGTTTACGATACAAAGAGTGAATCAAAATTTTTTAAAAACGGACAGAGTTATAAAGAATTTGAAGTCTTATTGATCCCGCGGGAGGCAGGATCAGTTACCATACCTGCTCTTAGCTTTAGTCTTTTCGATCCCAATACCGGGCAGTTTTACAAAAAGGGGACTTCTGAGATTCTGTTAACCGTAACACCGAGCAGTGGCGATCAGACCATTGCTTCGGCTCCAAGAGAATCAAAGGAAGAGGCGAAGGAAAAAGAGAAGGAAGCTCGTAGTGGAATGCCTGAACTGGCTTTGGGATGGGAAGCGAGCGGCGGAGGCTTTCCTTTTCAGCCTCTGATATTTTGGCCTGTTGTTTATCTGGCGATATTCATTGCCCTGGGGTTCTGGACAATGATGCAATTTGGTATTTGGCGAAAGGGCAGAGATTTGCGTGCTCTTTACAAGAAGAGGATTCTTCGCATCACTAAGCTTGCGGACAAGGGAGATTGGCGCTCAGTTGGCGTCGAAGGAACCAACCTCATTTATCTGATCTTGGGAGAAATTTCAGGATCGCGGGGAGGATATCAGGAACTGGAAAAGCTTGTCATGAAAGCCCCTCCAAGCGTCCGCCGAGAGGTGGAAGCTCCTCTCCGCAAGATCATGAATACTCTAGAGGCCTTGGGATTTGCTCCAGAGGCATTGACCGGATCGCTGAGGGATAAAAAAGAGCTCAGAAAGACAGTGAGTGAATTAGATAAACTTCTGAGCCACACTCTTGATCTTGCTCTTGTTTCTCTTCAGGAAACAGCATCCGACAAAGGTAAGGCTTGA
- a CDS encoding transglycosylase SLT domain-containing protein produces MSSIVDKIDKNSDWFLQGPQVNELRQAYVKALLHLLGKQLKSNRRQAWNTIDRIMQKKSWLDQAAQAQLYRSAGDLAFIQQNLSAAADYFGRSYRALPQPEMRQRIESLRGVLSKSDSKVTVAQQGPATNSDLTVEVSQEETELQQRIGVALSGGDFLAAVEDCVKLIKKFPGGRRSDWASDKIIEVLTSVISNSDTKLRLLKERILDQLDKVDGGRQAEWAKNLFGRGYYLESLRLADSSLSEMKGKSTATPLYVLAQSSFFLGNYKKAEQSFEKLIQEHGGTDIAAEALFRLGLTHLRQQKYPAGVASFERLLALPKGKQWELQARYWLYRSLQKFNSERATQEAKILIDRFPLTYYGLRTKIETNENRLSFEPDSKGPVKIQLWLSEVEYQAWERFQVLLQAGWFKEAQAELGLLPAPQSPEEKVVRARLMSLAFDHFGAISLMNEAWEEDRGLLRSGLYGLSFPREFQSLVKKMAAKQGLDSALILGLIKQESSFRPDAVSPANAVGLMQIVPITARDSAQYTNYKKKLSLPEDLFSPELNIMFGTSYLRRMIRAFDGHLLLALGSYNLGIGRLRKWMAFREDLAKLSLRGSADPFDDLWIDELPWIETSFYVKAVMRNFLIYRVLESRELVISQSIWEGAIQ; encoded by the coding sequence TTGAGCTCCATTGTCGATAAAATAGATAAAAACTCTGATTGGTTTTTACAGGGCCCTCAGGTGAATGAGCTTCGGCAAGCTTATGTCAAAGCACTTCTGCACCTTCTGGGTAAGCAACTTAAATCCAACCGACGTCAGGCATGGAATACAATTGATCGTATCATGCAGAAAAAGTCTTGGCTTGATCAAGCAGCTCAGGCGCAACTTTATCGGTCAGCAGGAGATTTGGCGTTTATTCAACAAAATCTGAGTGCAGCGGCCGACTATTTTGGAAGAAGTTACCGTGCTCTGCCGCAACCAGAAATGCGTCAACGGATTGAATCCCTTCGGGGAGTCTTATCCAAATCTGATAGCAAAGTCACGGTTGCTCAACAGGGGCCGGCAACTAATTCTGATCTCACTGTTGAAGTTTCTCAAGAGGAGACAGAGCTTCAGCAGAGGATAGGGGTTGCTTTGAGCGGTGGTGATTTTCTTGCTGCCGTAGAGGACTGTGTGAAATTGATCAAGAAATTTCCCGGAGGGCGAAGGTCTGATTGGGCCAGTGATAAAATCATTGAGGTTCTGACGAGTGTAATTTCCAATTCGGATACTAAGCTTCGACTTTTGAAAGAAAGAATTCTTGATCAATTAGACAAAGTGGATGGTGGGCGTCAGGCTGAATGGGCCAAAAATCTTTTTGGCCGTGGTTATTACCTTGAAAGTCTTCGTCTTGCTGACTCCAGTCTGTCCGAAATGAAGGGGAAGTCAACCGCGACGCCTCTTTACGTTTTGGCCCAGTCGTCCTTTTTTTTGGGTAATTATAAAAAAGCAGAACAAAGTTTCGAGAAACTGATCCAGGAGCATGGCGGAACAGATATCGCAGCTGAAGCCCTTTTCAGACTGGGTCTCACCCACCTTCGTCAGCAAAAATACCCGGCTGGCGTGGCCTCGTTTGAGCGGTTGTTGGCTCTTCCGAAGGGGAAGCAATGGGAGCTACAGGCTCGCTATTGGCTGTACCGATCTCTTCAAAAATTCAATTCTGAACGCGCTACGCAGGAAGCCAAGATCTTGATCGATCGTTTCCCTTTAACTTATTATGGGTTGAGAACCAAAATTGAAACAAACGAAAACCGTCTGAGCTTTGAACCTGATTCGAAGGGACCAGTCAAGATTCAGCTCTGGCTTAGCGAAGTCGAATATCAGGCTTGGGAAAGATTTCAAGTTCTGTTGCAGGCGGGATGGTTTAAGGAAGCCCAAGCAGAACTTGGGTTATTGCCTGCACCGCAGTCTCCAGAGGAAAAAGTTGTAAGAGCAAGGCTCATGTCTTTGGCATTCGATCATTTCGGGGCCATTTCCTTGATGAATGAGGCCTGGGAGGAAGATCGTGGGCTCTTGAGATCTGGGCTCTATGGTCTTTCTTTTCCTCGCGAGTTTCAATCTTTGGTAAAGAAAATGGCTGCCAAACAAGGACTCGATTCGGCCTTGATTCTTGGGTTGATCAAACAGGAGAGTTCTTTTCGCCCTGATGCTGTGAGCCCTGCAAACGCAGTGGGACTTATGCAAATTGTGCCCATTACCGCGCGAGATTCGGCCCAATACACCAATTACAAAAAGAAGCTTTCGCTTCCAGAAGATCTCTTCTCTCCTGAATTGAACATTATGTTTGGGACAAGTTATTTGAGAAGAATGATCAGAGCCTTTGATGGACATTTGCTGCTCGCCTTGGGCAGTTACAATCTTGGAATTGGTCGCCTCAGAAAGTGGATGGCTTTTCGGGAAGACTTAGCCAAGTTGAGTTTGCGTGGATCTGCAGACCCTTTCGATGACCTTTGGATTGATGAACTGCCTTGGATTGAGACAAGTTTTTATGTGAAGGCCGTTATGCGCAATTTTTTGATCTACCGAGTGTTAGAATCCCGCGAACTCGTAATATCTCAATCCATTTGGGAGGGAGCCATCCAATAG
- a CDS encoding LysM peptidoglycan-binding domain-containing protein: MRKCSTGLVLVAWVGLTACGHFQSPQVKNDSSSAESESPESLAVIKGANDNLSDSPVQVENIPIEVNKQVQKWVNYFQGRGRRYMETYLERSSRYLPMMKAELRSQGLPDDLVYVSLIESGFSHKANSHAAAVGYWQFIRETGKIYGLRIDPFVDERRDPVLSTQAAGRYFKALHNLFGNWYLALASYNTGENRVKRAVMRHYTRDFWELSKNRRLPRETANYVPKFIAATLIAKNPEDYGFHKLSYEAEFGYETIEITKPISLQKLASGMSSASYEDLQRLNPMFRTYYVPVEPGSTVTLRVPIGSREKALAAIDLSDSIPPVFVASESGRYRIRRGDSLSVIARRYHTSVATLRRLNDFSNRSLLRIGQRIRVPEREPDVYLSHRDTASLEKSGQSNSLTPDIKYHVMKRGENLNLVAKRYGTTTENLKLLNNLSRRGVVFVGQKIAVKAEKGRVHVVRRGETLTNIARQYGVNITKIALANQLSNRSNIMIGSELVIPQ; this comes from the coding sequence ATGCGAAAATGCAGTACGGGTCTTGTCTTAGTGGCATGGGTGGGCCTGACTGCTTGTGGTCATTTTCAATCCCCTCAAGTAAAAAATGACAGTTCATCTGCAGAGAGTGAAAGTCCAGAATCTCTCGCCGTTATCAAGGGTGCAAACGACAATCTTTCTGACTCGCCTGTTCAAGTCGAGAATATTCCAATCGAAGTAAATAAGCAGGTTCAGAAATGGGTTAATTATTTTCAGGGTCGAGGTCGTCGCTACATGGAAACCTATCTGGAGCGATCTTCAAGGTATCTGCCCATGATGAAGGCGGAGTTGCGTAGCCAGGGTTTGCCAGACGATCTCGTTTATGTTTCTTTGATTGAGTCTGGGTTTAGTCACAAAGCAAATAGCCATGCCGCAGCGGTTGGGTATTGGCAGTTCATTCGAGAGACCGGTAAAATATACGGATTGCGGATTGACCCATTTGTTGATGAAAGACGGGACCCCGTTCTTTCAACACAGGCTGCGGGTAGATATTTTAAAGCTCTTCACAATCTTTTTGGAAATTGGTACCTCGCTCTTGCTTCTTACAACACCGGAGAAAACAGGGTCAAGCGAGCTGTGATGAGACACTACACAAGGGATTTTTGGGAGCTTTCCAAGAATCGTCGTCTGCCGCGCGAGACAGCTAATTACGTGCCAAAATTTATCGCGGCCACTCTCATTGCGAAAAATCCAGAGGATTATGGTTTTCACAAGCTTTCGTATGAGGCCGAGTTTGGATACGAGACAATTGAGATCACGAAGCCCATAAGTCTCCAAAAATTGGCAAGCGGGATGTCGTCAGCGAGCTATGAAGATCTTCAACGATTGAATCCGATGTTTCGTACCTATTACGTACCCGTTGAGCCGGGCAGTACAGTGACCCTGAGAGTTCCCATTGGGTCACGGGAAAAGGCTTTGGCGGCGATTGATCTGAGTGATTCGATTCCCCCTGTATTTGTTGCCTCAGAATCGGGCAGATATAGAATCCGAAGAGGTGATTCTCTTTCTGTTATAGCACGTCGCTACCACACGTCGGTTGCAACGCTTCGTCGTCTCAATGATTTTTCAAATCGAAGCCTTCTCCGCATTGGCCAGAGGATTCGTGTTCCCGAGCGTGAGCCGGATGTTTACCTCAGTCATCGCGATACGGCTTCTTTGGAAAAGAGCGGCCAGAGCAACTCTTTAACCCCTGACATCAAGTACCACGTGATGAAACGGGGTGAAAATCTGAATCTCGTTGCCAAGAGGTACGGAACGACAACTGAGAATTTGAAACTATTGAATAATTTGAGCCGCCGAGGGGTGGTATTTGTGGGTCAAAAGATTGCCGTAAAAGCTGAAAAGGGGCGCGTGCATGTTGTTCGTCGTGGAGAAACTCTCACAAATATTGCCCGTCAATATGGTGTGAATATCACAAAAATTGCCCTGGCCAACCAGCTGTCCAATCGATCTAATATCATGATTGGGAGCGAGCTCGTTATTCCGCAATAG